The following proteins come from a genomic window of Liolophura sinensis isolate JHLJ2023 chromosome 13, CUHK_Ljap_v2, whole genome shotgun sequence:
- the LOC135480641 gene encoding phospholipase A and acyltransferase 3-like → MASLSTRRHNERVLLELEPGDIIKFGRKVYSHYAVYAGHGRVIHLCGENDGIGDGLQSDSMFSVCGKEFNKAWIREDDFFEVAKKSKAKKNNKDHKYTPIGSGNEVLHRARQRLGRIGYNVLTRNCEHFAFWCRYGVQRSRQVDRFLWAIAGAVGFGVVTLVGAFFGLRNVKRRNALRNANN, encoded by the exons ATGGCTTCTTTGTCAACTCGGCGTCACAATGAGAGAGTATTACTCGAGCTGGAGCCTGGAGACATCATCAAGTTCGGCAGAAAGGTTTACTCTCATTACGCTGTGTATGCCG gaCATGGCAGAGTCATCCACCTTTGTGGAGAGAATGATGGGATAGGAGATGGCTTGCAGTCTGACAGCATGTTTAGCGTTTGTGGAAAGGAATTCAACAAGGCTTGGATCAGAGAGGATGATTTCTTTGAGGTGGCTAAGAAAAGCAAGGCAAAAAAGAATAACAAGGATCACAAATATAC TCCCATTGGCAGTGGTAACGAAGTTCTACACAGGGCAAGACAGAGATTAGGGAGAATTGGTTACAATGTGCTGACGAGGAACTGCGAGCACTTTGCCTTCTGGTGTCGCTATGGTGTGCAAAGGAGTAGGCAG gtaGACAGATTTCTGTGGGCTATCGCTGGTGCTGTCGGTTTCGGCGTCGTTACATTGGTCGGTGCATTTTTCGGTTTGCGGAATGTCAAGAGACGCAATGCACTCAGAAATGCAAATAACTAA